The DNA window CGGCACGGCCGTGCGCTCCGGCTCCCACTACCTCGAGAGCAGCGGCCGCGGCGCCGCCGAGCAGCTCGCCATGGGGGAGCAGCACCACTGCTATGAGTTCCCTGAGACCACAGCTGAGAGCCACTTCTGAGCCCACGGCTGCACCCGGAGGGCTGTGGCGGACTGAGCCGTGGGGCGGCCGCTGCCCTCACCCcgggcactgcagggctgcagaatGGTCCACGGACAGGGCTGGAGAAGGCGAgcggggctggggaggggaaCAGGGGCTGGGGTCTGTGGGGGCTGGGAATTGGGGGGGTGGGGTTCATCCTGTGGTGCTGCCCTCGTGCGCCTGCGAGACCCTCTGCACAGTGGTGTAATTTATGTCGTAACTGTGTAAATAGGTGTGGGCCCGTGCCgggctgcagggccagctccGAGTGTGCCTGTCTGTGGGGAACGGCTGTCCGTGGGGAGGGGGAGCGGTGACACTACCACCCCAATGGTCTGTGGGTGATGGGCACAGCATCCCAAGCTGGGGATGGGGCCGCATAGCAGGGAGCCCCTGCACTGCTGTCCTTATGGCCTTGCACAGGTGAGTAAGGCAGTGgtggtgggggggagggggctgcagctctcctccagCCACTAATGAGCTCTATCAGCATTGCCAAGAGCCCTTAATTAAATCATTTGGAGCTGCCCCTTCAGCCCAGCTCTCCTGAGGaagggcagtggctgcagctggtgctgagcaccGTGGGTTCCCTGCCACCCTCAGGTTGGGCGGGCTGTCCCCACGGTCCCACAGGTCAGGCtgggggggaggtggggtgAGCTGGCACCCTAAGAGGCTTGTGCGGTGCACATGAGTGCTAAGCCCGGATGCCACGGCTTTAGGAACCACAATGGCTTTGTGCGGGGATTAGCACACTGCCCTGTGCCCGGGGTGCTCCCAGATGGACAGACGGCTCGAGACAGCCCCATGCCCCCACAGGCCCCGGGCACACCGTCAGGacccacacacagcccagcacacacCATGATGCTCACCTGCTCTCCAGGCACGAGCTGTGCTACATGAcgagagcagcactgtgccccggcagtgccctgctgccacatccccccctgccccagcaccggccccagcctGCCTACACCCACCAGGCTGAGGGGCTGCAGCAAGGGCAGCAGCATCAGTGGAGCCAGCAAGACGTGGGGAGGGCACTCTGCACTGATCCCAGCTGCGTGGTGTTGGCTGAGCACACAGTAATTTTCCTCTGTTTACGTGACAACTCGCTGgctgcccagcccagctctgctccgcTCACCCACCATGGGGCCAGCCCTGCGCCAGCAGCCAGGACCATGGGGCCGAGGGCCAGGGCTGAGACGGTGGGGGCGGCTCAACCCTCGGGACCACGACACCGGGACGGCAGTGCCATGGCACGGGGTGagctgggagaggggaaggCAGGGACAGGGCTGGAGATAGGGACACGGATGGGGATGCGGATGGGGACAGACCTAGGGCTGCAGCGCCAGCCGCCACTTGTCCCCACGGCACTGCCGTCACCGCGGCCTCCTGATGCGGTAACGAGCCTAATTGGAGCAAATTGCTGAAGCACGAGGCGGTTTCTGGGAAGGTAAATATGGTCAATGCACGGCGCCGGCCTCAATGCCTGTTGCTCCAGCGTATCCATGGCAACACACCACTGTCCGtgtcctcccccccaccccccctcacCGTCTACCCCCTGAAGAACCATGACGCCCCATTGGGGCCAAGGGGGGGCACGGGGACCCCCGGCCCCGCTGTGCCGGCACTGTGCTGTCAGTCAGCAGCCCTCGGGTCCGGCAGCACAGCACCCCAACAACACCTGCACCACACACACCCCCCGTGCACCTCCCACTCTTGAAGACACACTTGTGCCCCACACACAACCACAAGCTATACGCGGTCACATctgcatatacacacacacttgtGCCGCTCACACCCCCGCGCAGGGCTGACATTTGCGGGCAGAGCAGCGCAGCGATGCGGCCGCCGTCGCCCACAGGttcccatggcagcagctggatGGGGACATTCAGTGCCCAGCGCCCTCCCCGTGCCACTCGCCCACCTGCAGCCACCCCCGCTCACCGGGATGTCTCCGCGCCCATCCCCGTTCCCCTGGAGCTGAGAAGGGAGGAGAGCTCTGTGCCACACCAGAACCAGGAGCGGAGCCATACAAAGGGGACGCATTGGGAACGGTACCTGACAGGTCATGGCAGGCACCCCCCGGCACCCACGAGGCCTCGCTCGCCCCGCAGTGATACTGCCGCTTCATCAAGGTAATTGGAGACTGCAAATTGGTCTGCTAAGTAGATTCTGCCTGTTACCATTCTCTCTTCCCACTACTTAATTCAATGATACAACACATacctctcctcctcccaccaCTTAATCTAATGATAACAGCCGTAGCCGAGTCACGGTGAAAATAAGCCATGGCCAGCTCTGACTTTGATAGGTAAACAGCCTGATTTCCCTGGCCTCCGGCCTCAGCCCCGCACAGGGCACCCCCCCGCCACCTGAACCTCACGCCTCCCCTCTGCTGCTTCACCACGGTCACCCTGTGGTTTGTTATTAGCCTTTATAAAAATTGCCCGTttataaaatcattttcatatGACATTTCATTAGAGCCTGAGTGAGCGCTTTGCCTCCAGCACCACAGCACCTGagccaagagaaaaacaaggcagaGGCCATCGGGGCCGGGCTGCTGTGCCCCAAACAGAGCTCTGCCACAGCAGTGTGGTGGTGGGACGCAGCTGATCGGGGTCCCTGCAGCCTCCCGCCCCATGCTGAGCCCGgtgccctgctccctgctgtgacCTGGCTGCTCGGCTGCCACGCTGCAGGACACGGACGCAGCCTCATAGGCATCGTGCACTTCCCCTGGGAAATGCTGTGCACGCTGCTGCTGGCAAGCAGCCATGGGAAGCTGCAGGCAATGGCCCACCTGGAGGGAAAGGCCGGCGAAGACgagctgcagtggcagcagcagtcattcattcactgctgctcccgacaGAGGGCACCTCCTGCAGCGCAGCACTGCCCAGGCACCATCCCGCGGCGGGGCACccctgtgctccacagcagtgTTTTGGAGATGGGAGGCAAACAGGGTCACGGCGCAGCACAGAGGTGCACTTGAGGAGAAATTCTAGCAATGCTAAGTATAGTTTAAATGCCATAAATgcaggagagggaaaaggatACGAGTATATTAATAGTCTGAACATTTCAATCTTTGGTCCAGCAACAGCTCCTAGGATGCTGGCTCGCAGGAGGGCTGCCAGAGCCCAAGGGCATTGTGCTACCAGCACACGGTGCCAGGCTGTACATGCCTGCAGTGAAATTAAGAGCCCAGAGCAAGTGCAAGGGCAAGATCCcttctggaaaatgaataaatcaaTAATCGAGGTGGCTTCTGCTCCTTGCGATCCTTGTCCTTAGGGCTCGGCCAGGCCTGAAGAGGTACAGAAAACTCTGATGGTTATTGTCAGCACTGAAGTCTAAAATAAGAAACACAGCGTTTAAGCAACAAAACAGGACAAGTTTGGAAACCTATAAAAAGAGAAGAGTAAGGGCATTACTCCAGAAAGGCTGCGGACAGATGCAGAGCAGGGCAATGCGCACACACAGCTCGAAGGCAGAGGGGGCCGAGTgagggcacagcagagcacagccccatTGGCCGAGTCCAATGCCCACGGTGTAGCCAAGACCTCTCGTGGGCACTGGACACCCACACGGCCAGGCAGGCACCAGGCAGCGCCGTGGCACTGCtccactgccagcacagccccgtggTGAGCAGCACACAACAACATCAGGCAGGTGTGGCCCCAGAGCTGATGCTTGTGACGTGCAAtggaggagcaggcagagccacGCAGAGGCAGACTCAAAAGAACACCAGCTTTTATTTACAACACTCCTCAAgtgacagacaaaaaaaaaaaaaaaaaaaaggaaacaggataGCTCAATGACACAACGAAGGAAAGTTAACAGCAACCACAACTCCCCTGCACTCTGAATCCACCACGTGCTGTGCAGAGCCCCCGCAGCTCCCtctctgccagctctgagcacagacaggaggctgctcccacagctccccacACCCCCAGAGGCTCCGAGAagccccacagctgctttgcCCAACGGGCATGAGGGCACAGTCACTCTCCCTGCACAGAAATGATTAGACAGGAGCAAGGGTCCCAAGAAAGCCAACCTCCAGGGCAAGTCAGACCGGACCACCACAGCCTGCGCACAGTGCTACCACCAGCTGTGGGGGCCAGGTCTCTTCAAAGGGTGCATGTTTGGGAAGTGGTGTTAGTGCTCAAACAGCAAGGAGTTGCTCAGACAAGGATGCAAATGAGCTTTTTTATGCTAAGTCAGTGCTAGCCACTCCCCCACCACCACCTTCCtggctgggggtgggagggggctAAGCACAACTCAGCACTGGTGCTCAGAGCATCTCCAAAATGTTTGGGGCTGGggcctctctctccctccccccacaGGGAAAGAGGAGCAGCTCCACTGCCAGCACTACAAGGATATGGCCCAATCTAAGCACAAGAAAAATCCGGCATCAGACGTAGACCCAAGAGCTCTGGCAACACTGACAAGTCCTGGGCATTAGCAGACTAGGTACAAATGAAACCCTCCAACCAGGGAGCAAAGAATAGGCAAAGTGTGCCAAAGTGGCAGCAGTCAGCTGCTCGACAGTGCTGAAGCACCCAGTGCTGAACGGGGGCTGCCAGTGTGTCCCTCGGCACGAGGCCAGCACCAggtttccttccctctccccttgGTCCACTCCAGCACCCGTGAGCCCTCGGTGCACAGAAGGGAGCAGAGAGCTGGCACTGCCTCTACCGACAGCACGGGTGCTCTGCCCTATCCTGCACCAGAGCCCAGAAAGCCTGAATGCTCAGCACACCAGGGACAGAGATGGAAGAAGAACAAGTGACCGGTGAGCGCAGCATGGAGGCCTGAGGAAGCTGTGGGTCAAGGGTTGCAATCTTTTACAGAGGGCTGTGTCTAGCTTCAGCGAGCCCCTAAGCATCGTGGAATTCAGGTAGCTCCAAAGCCAGCCCCAGAGCTGACTGGCTCTCCCACGGGCGGAGTGCAGTAACCAGAGGAGGAAATCAACACAAAATCTCAACTTAAATCTGCTTGAGGACTTTAAAGACCGGCCGACGAGCGGGGGACCTGCCTTACGACTTCTTTGCATCTTGTGTGTTCCTCCGCTTCAGGTCGCTCAGATCCACGGGCTTAAACGCTGCACAGAAGAGAGCACACGCTGTGGCGGCAGAGGCCTCTCCGCGGCTCCCGGCCCCCGGGCCGACCCGGCGCCTCCGGCCGCGGCGGGCCGAGGGCGCGGCCGCTCACCTTTCAGGCTGGGGTTCGGCATCTTCTCCACGTACTCCTCGACCAGGCCGCGCTCGGAGCCCATCTGGCTGCGCAGGTCGCGCTCCACGCACTGCCAGGCTGCGGGGACACGGGCGGGGCGGCTCGCGCGGGGCTCGGCCGCGGCCACGGCCCCGaccccgcccccctcccccgccgctCACCCTCGTAGATGAAGCGCACGTTCTCCTCGTGGGCCGGCGTGAAGATCTCGCTGCCGGCGCCGGGGGAACGCGGGCCGCCGCTCCGCTTGCCGTTGTAAACGACGCGAGACACGGGGGAGCTGAAAGCGAAGAGCGGGGCTGAGCGGGGCCCGGGGCCGCGGCTGGGCCCGGGCCCGGGGCGGGGCTCACCTGGCCATGGCGCGGTGCGTGCGGCGGCGCGGCTCGGCTCGGCGCGGCTGcggggagaaaggagagggcGGCCAGGCCGGGGCTAGGCCGCGGGCCGCCCTGAGCCCGTCGCCATGGCAACGCGCGCCCCTCACCTGGGCCCGACTCCCGCCTCCGCTCGCCCTCGGGCCGCCACGGAAGCGCCGCAGCGCGCAGGCGCGGTCCCGCCCCCCGAGCCGACGCGGCCCCGCCCAGACGTCACGTGGTCCCGCCCCTCCccgctctcccccccccccccctcccccgcagCGGCTGCGCGCGCCGTGTCCGAAAGCTTTATTGGAAAAGTACAAAGCGCGCCCCGAggcgccccgcggccccgcccggACCCCGCCCGGACCCCGCCCGagccccgcgcagccccgctGCCCGGCCGTGACGCCCGTCCCCCTCAGTCCATCGTGGCGGCCTGGAAAAGCTCCACCAGGTCCTTGTATTCGGGGTCGATGAGGTCCGACGGCTTCTCCCCGTCGTCCGTGGTGGCCTCCAGGCTGGCCCCCAGCGACAGGAGGTACCTGCGGCAGCGACAGCGTTCAGCCCGAGCCGGGCGGCGCTccgagcccggcccggcccccgcGGCTGCCCACCTGGCGATGTCGGCGTGGCCGTCGCTGCAGGCCATGTGCAGGGGCGTCCAGCCGTTCTCGTCCCTCTGGTGGATGTCGGCGCCGTACTTCACCAGGAGCTTGACGCAGTCCAGGTTCCCCGTGAGCACCGCTTGGTGCAGGGCGGCCATTCCTGCGGGGGAGGGACGGGTTGGACCGCGGCCTCCGGCTGAGCACAGCCCGGGAAGGAGCGGCGCCATAAACCCCCAGCGCTGGGGAGATGAGTGTGGGAAAGGACACGAAGGCCGAGGAACTGAGAGCGGCTGCCGCAGGTCTCTGTTTTTACAGCATACGTTACCCTATTGGGGAGCTGCGGCACGTCTCCCCTGCGTTTCCCCTGTTCTCCCCTGTGGCGGAGGCTCTGCTGAGCCCCTGCCCACGGCCTGGCCCCCGGCTCCTGCAGgcaccagccctgcactgcccaACGTTCGGAAGTTCCTTCCAGAGCGAGGCGTGAGGCAACCAACATACGTGGGGTAAGTGTGGGTCATTTGAGATGGTCCCTCTGCGGCCATGTGACAGCAGAGGCCGCAGCCAAGCACACGAAAGAGACAAATTCTGGGCTCTGCACCAGCCTGTATGGTTCAAGGCATTCCATAAACAGTTCTTAGCGAGGCTGGGCACAAACAGAACACAATGCCTTCTCCATAAACATTAATTCCGCAAGGCCGCAGATCCATGCGTGTGAGAGAGCAGTGTTTGTGAGCCCTGGCTGGGGccaggaacaaaacagaacctcgcttctcctctctccttccccagaaCCAGGATAGAAGAGGCGAGAGCCCCACTGCCCCGTCCCGAGCTCCACATTCCCACCCACGCTCTCTTTTGTCACTATCTGCATTCCTGCTCCTTCTCCGGGTCACACCACACTGGTTGCTGTGTGGGTGCACCGCTGTGCCTCGCAGGGCCCCGGCTCGTTTCCCCCTTCCTACAGCACACGCTGACAACACTGCTGAGGGGAGGTGCCGGGGCAGTGATACAGGGCTCCCTCAGACCCTCCTGGCAACGGCTGGGGGCAGAACTCCTCACGAGGGAAGGAAAACGAGTTGATTTCAACCACCACGCTGCCATGGGCAGCCCGGAGCCGAGCTGTGTCTGCGCCACTCCCAGCAGGCCGTGACACTGCAGCTCGCAGCACTCACCGGAGGGGTAGATGGTGTCCAGAGCCACTTTCCTGGTACGTATGAACCTGCCCACCTGCTCCAGGTCCCCCTGCCTGATGTGGTCCTGAAAGATGACGTCGTTGGGGAAGTGCACCGTACGTGAAGCTCTCAGTCTCTGGCGATACCGACTGTACCGAGGCATTGAGACCGGGAAATAGTCCTTCATGCTGCCCCCAGCCCCGGGATGCTGTGCAGGAATGTGGAGACTGCACGTGGGCAGCGCTCGGCCCGTGCTGCCCTCAGAGCACcgctttccttccctctcagGCCCGTCTCTGCTGGGAGGTGCGAtgcagcccggccccgctgggcctgctgtgagcagcctgctgAGCCTGCAGGAGGTGGCAACGGCCTTGTGCCACTCTGGACTCAGGACTGATGGTTCTCTGGGGGCTCGGTGTTATATAGGCTCCGGGGGCTATTTTGGGGACGTGCAGCTCATGCTGCTTACTCTGATACTTGGTAATCGAGCCGCCCAGGCCGGAGCCTCCCACTTTTGGGCAGAGGTTGGTGTCTCGTCTTACCGCCCACCTGTTGATGTGCCCATCCAAGGGGTCAAACCTGCTGCTCCCCATGGACGGCCCTCCAGAGGAGCTCAGAACTTCCAGCAGCAAGTCCTCGCATACACACCAGCATGCCAGGGATAGGACACAAATGCAATCACCGGGCGAGGGGAGCCAGCTGCTTGTGTAGGATGGTGCCAAGTACACTCAGAGCTAAGTCACTTCCCTGTAGTTGCATCAGCTGACCTGCAAGGGAGCAGTAtgagctgtgcttcccagcacGATCACACTGTGGAGCACAGCCAGGccaggagaacagcagcagcatcatGGGAGCCATGAGTGACCTTCCGAGGACTGAGGTGCTGCTGGTGTTCCCGGTGATGCAAACAAGAGCTGCACGGTGACAGCCTGAGGTCCTGCTTCAAACCTGGAAGcggctgctgtgtgacagtgGGCTTCTACTGAACAGCTTTAGCACAACAGTACCACTGCCACACAGCTGCTGCGGCCATTAGGGGCCTGAAACAGGCCATTGACTATGAACTAAAGCTTTCAGATCAGCCAAGGGCTCACACAACTGCTCCTCCATCCTCGTTACCACCACGCTTTGGTGATTTCAAGCATTTTACGCTGCTTTTGACGTGGTCAGCCCAGACAATACGGCCGTGCAGCGTGTCAGGAAGAATTCCTGTCCCACTTCAAGAGTCACAGAGCATTCATTCTGCACTGTTGGCAGCATAACCTTCTACCAGGCTCCTGCCAGGTCAGCCCGTCTCACACCTGGGAagtgcctgctgcagctgtcaTCTTCTGGCCGAGACACTGAtctctgctcagcagtgctttgcacCACACAACAGGAGGCCCAACCATctgctgcagagacagaaggcTCTCAGCCTGCTGTCTCAGAACAGCAGTGAGTTGTGTACACAAGATGACTCCAGCAGAGTCCTGCTCTGCCAAGAGCAGCCCAAGTGCATGAGAAACCCCCCTCCCCTGAGCAGATCTGAGCAATCCAGCCCCACTCCAGAGCTCAGCCTTGTTTACACTTTCACTGGCTCCCTAAAATTGACCTTTCTGAGCTGATTCCTAGCCAGGAGCATTCCCACAGAACTTCTAAGGGTCTTCTTTTGCCCCTCTCCCAAATGGTAAACATCTTTCTTATTCAGAGCTGCTACAAACATGTGAAGCTGCCTATTagcaggcccagcactgctgctgctctgaagttTGGTGCATAACAAGCCAGCACCGAGCAGTGGTTGGAGCCCAGCACCGTCCCACTCCAGCGTACTGAAGTTAAGTTAAGCAACTGGCCCCAGCAACCTCCTGAGGTGCCCTCGAGGTTTGCTGTGACATTTTTAGCAAATTTCcccacaaaaatattttcagcagtaAGTGACTGGTGTGGAAATAGCAATGTGGCTCACTGGATCATGTGAGCCTGACGAGCAGAGCTTCAGGCAGCCCCAGGTTTCCCTGCAGGCAAATTCCTTGGTTAACTGCTCAAGAGCAAAGAGGTCCCATCATCTCAAGCCAGCTGGCAGCCAGAGCAACTTACTCTCAGAGCTCCAGCCAATGCATGCTGACTGCTAACAGAGAAGCTAGTCGTCTGCATGCATAAACTCATAAACTGAGCACAATATGTTTATCTCTGTTTCCATGTGTAGATTAGTTAACAGAAATCGCTTCAGGCTGTTTAGGGCTTCCAATGCCACCTGCAGAATTGGATGTAGCCAGGAAGCGTAACCTCCCAAAAAAGCTTATGGTTTCTTCAAATACCATTTAGGTAGAATCACTCAAGAACCACTCTAAAAGTTTAATCCTGTCAGATTGAGTCCAAATATTCATTACGGGTTCCAGAAAGTATTTAGAGACATAATAGTATTAAAATCTCAACTTTATTTGGCCAACAAATTCAGTTCCAATGTTATTGTAAGCGGAATGCTAAGAACTAGGCCTGATGCAGGTCAGGCCTTTGAGGCACTCCCTTGTTCAAGTTCCTCCCCCAAACCCAGTAATTGCAAATTTCGTTTCATGTATTTTTATCAGGCCCTCCCATACCACCCACCTTCCTGGTCAACCCATTCAAACTAATGCATGGGAAGTGACTGCAAAATGGTCTCGCATTTGATCAAAAGGATGGCAGCACATCTAAGCTGGTGAGCCAGCAATCACTTCCACCCTTAGAGCCTGCCATAGCCAGTGCACAGTATTCCACCCTTCCACATTTTGAAGTCATCTTTAAGTGTCttaaagcagaagggaaaggaaatgaaatgtctAGCGAGCATGAAGAGAAGCACCTTCACATCCACCTTTCACCAGGACTGATGCAGTCAGCCTATTGCCTCTTCCCCTACATACTTTGATTCCAGGGAAGAACAGCTGAGACAAATGAGAACCCTGACAGGTGGAGAAATCTACAggcttttcaaagaaaaagaaagaaaaagctttcttgGAAGATATTAGTGGCAATGCTTCAGAATGTTGGGCAATTAAATTCATGCTACCACTTCACAACTTGCTTCTAACCCAAGAGAACAAAATACTTGAAACAAAACTGTGTACAAAAAAGTAcatcacaataaaaaaaataatgaaccCAGCTGGCTGGGCTGGCTACCTAGTGATAGATCCCTTCtcaaaagtgaaaagaaagaaaaaagatagtGAAGTGTAAAGACAAGTGAGGGCGAAGCGTTACTTTAAGAGCCAATCCCTGGATTTCCAGTCATTCACCTTCTGCTTTAAATCTTAATGGGTTTCTGACTCATTGGGTTGCGTAACAGCAACCAATTTAgtgtctgatttttgggtgatgTAGATCAGTCATCTCTTTACAATTCATCCTTTTGGATTTTTTGCTCATCATCATCACCTTCCTCAAGGTCCGTTTCTTCATCTGTCTCCAGATCTTCCAGATCCTGCATAGCATACAAAAGGTAACTGTTTCTGGCCTATCAGGCAGATTCAAAACCAAATACAGTGAAATCAGAGAACCTGTTCTGTTGCTACCATCTCAATAAGGTATCCTTGAACTTCCCAAATTCAGAACTCTTCACAAAGATCACAGCTTAGAACCCTCCGAAAGCTAGTACCTGCATTTGTAATACCCTCTTGcccagctgaggagctgctAATCAAATATACAGCACGTGTGACATTCATTGTAGCACTCAAGTTCCAGCCACTCAGCAAGCTTCTTTAAGAAGGCCCAAGTACTCCAGCAGTCTGCACACCAGCTATAGACTGTTTTTTTCAAGTTTAAAGCTTTTAGTATCAGTTCACATGCACTTGTACCTAAGCATCCCAGAAAggttttttcattttgaacacCCAACTCAAGCATTTCCAATAAAAGCAGTCCATTACAGGCCAGCTGCTTGTCAGGCTTCAAGTGAGCAGACGAGTCATGTTTTGTGAGACACTCTGGCTCACCAGCAATGCTTTCCTGCCACGTAATCCATGCTCTGTGTTCTAGAGAACTGTATTTATAGaatgtattaatttttattactcacatcatcagctgctgctccatcctGGCCTCCACTCTCCAAGAATTTTTTGAAGCCTTCTAGTGTCCTCTCTCCATTATAGTCAATTACCTACACAGGAAAACACATCAAGATAATTGTTACGGGCACCCACAGAACCACGTTCCTGGAGAGGAGAATTCTCTTTCTGAGCAACAGTTAACATGCCAAGCAAAAGGGAATTTAAAAATTCACCTTCACCCATATGAGACGAAGGAAAACAGCTCAGCCACTAGACTTCAGAGATCACTGCGAGGAGAGAATAGCCTGCAGATGAGCACACTGTCCTCTGCTATACTTCCTCTTTTCCCCAGTTCCCACTTCCCATCCCCACCAACTGTTTCCTGCAACCCACCCTCCCACAGAGAGTCTCATATGTTCTGTAGACTTGATGCATTCCACCTCTACAGAAGGGAAAGCCCTCCCACAAGCTTTTGCCCAGAAATGAATTCAAGCAGACAACTAAGCATTTCTAGTGCTCCCTTGTTATTCCATCAGTAGAAAGGTCAGCTGCCTTCTTACGTTTCTGCCAGAGCCTGCAGGGAAGAACTTGAGCGTGGGGAAGCTGTGAATTTTCACTGCCTCTACTTCATTGGCTGTTGAATCCATCTTGGCAATGACAATGTTCTCATGGTCTCTGTAGGTCTCTCCCAGCTTGTCCCAGATTGGAGCCAGCTGCTTACAGTGACCACACCAGGGGGCATCTGTTAATTAACAAAGATACTGCTAGCACCAACAGACTAACAAGTTAACATCACTTAGACCCCATGCCAGACAACCAAGTTCACACAGGTATTTTCAACTGGCGCCTCTGTGGTTTGGATTCCATATGATGCTTTCTCCCCAACCCTAGTCATGGAGAATTTTACAACTCCTTTCATACCATCTACTTGAAAAGATATTGAAAACTACTTACAGAACTCCACAAAGACATTCTTATTCTCATCAAAAGCAACTTCCTCAAAATTCTTCCCAACAAGAACTTTGACAGGCTGCTTGTCCCAGTCTTCAGGGAGATCCTGGCTCATCAGGTGAGGCTGGAGTAGGAAGTAAAATTCAGAGATTCAGTCTGCTGTGCAGCTACTTGGAATGCATATATATCACAGACAAGAAAACCTGAGTCAATCCATACCCCAAAGTCCCCAAAGTGCCTCAGACTCTAATTAAATCAGATGAATCTTTCTCTTCTGGTTGTAGGAATTTTACTCCCCACCCTTAAGTGGGGAAACAGGTGCTTATGCATGGGAAGAACTGCAGATTAGCTCTGACAGAATATTGTTGCTGGTGTTATTCTCACAGGACTGGGGTTGGTTGGCAGAAGGAACAGCCAGATAAAAAGCTCAACTCCCCTAAGAAGCCTGAAGAGGAGACAGCAATTGTACTAGGTACCAGATGTAACTGCTTTACTAGTCTTCATGGTCCAGTTGTTTTACCCTTTGCTTCTTAGTGTGAAGCCTGCTAGATATTCTACATGTTAGTTGGAAAGATTTTCTCTATACAACTCTTCACAGGTATCATTTTTTAGTGCTTGCTTGGCTA is part of the Gallus gallus isolate bGalGal1 chromosome 18, bGalGal1.mat.broiler.GRCg7b, whole genome shotgun sequence genome and encodes:
- the MCRIP1 gene encoding mapk-regulated corepressor-interacting protein 1 isoform X1; translated protein: MASSPVSRVVYNGKRSGGPRSPGAGSEIFTPAHEENVRFIYEAWQCVERDLRSQMGSERGLVEEYVEKMPNPSLKAFKPVDLSDLKRRNTQDAKKS
- the PPP1R27 gene encoding protein phosphatase 1 regulatory subunit 27, with product MKDYFPVSMPRYSRYRQRLRASRTVHFPNDVIFQDHIRQGDLEQVGRFIRTRKVALDTIYPSGMAALHQAVLTGNLDCVKLLVKYGADIHQRDENGWTPLHMACSDGHADIARYLLSLGASLEATTDDGEKPSDLIDPEYKDLVELFQAATMD